In Sphingomonas sp. LR60, the following are encoded in one genomic region:
- the rplO gene encoding 50S ribosomal protein L15: MKLNELSDNQGARHRKIRVGRGIGSGKGKTGGRGVKGQKSREGVSIAGFEGGQMPLHMRLPKRGFNNIFAKDYAEVNLGAIQKAVDSGKLTATDIDHAALKAAGLARGGKDGVRLLAKGEYSAKLNFTVAGVSSSAREAVEKAGGSVTVPELVPAADKAKAKHRTAQAARKQAQA, from the coding sequence ATGAAGCTCAACGAACTCAGCGACAACCAGGGCGCCCGCCACCGCAAGATCCGCGTCGGCCGCGGCATCGGCTCGGGCAAGGGCAAGACCGGCGGCCGTGGCGTCAAGGGTCAGAAGAGCCGCGAAGGCGTGTCGATCGCGGGCTTCGAGGGCGGCCAGATGCCGCTCCACATGCGTCTGCCGAAGCGTGGCTTCAACAACATCTTCGCCAAGGATTATGCCGAGGTGAACCTGGGCGCGATCCAGAAGGCGGTCGATTCGGGCAAGCTGACCGCCACCGACATCGATCACGCCGCGCTGAAGGCCGCTGGCCTGGCGCGTGGCGGCAAGGACGGCGTCCGTCTGCTCGCCAAGGGCGAATATTCGGCGAAGCTGAACTTCACCGTTGCCGGTGTGTCGTCGTCCGCGCGCGAAGCGGTCGAGAAGGCGGGTGGCTCGGTCACCGTGCCGGAACTCGTGCCGGCCGCGGACAAGGCCAAGGCCAAGCACCGCACCGCGCAGGCTGCGCGCAAGCAGGCGCAGGCGTAA
- the secY gene encoding preprotein translocase subunit SecY: MASAADQMAQSISLAKFSQATDLKKRLWFTIGALIVFRLLSYVPLPGIDPTQLGVLAERMKGGVLDFFNTFSGGSLSRASLIALGVMPYITASIVVQLATSLSPQLAAIKKEGESGRKKLNQYTRYGTVGLTAVQGYFIARGLEAGGAVIEPGMLFRVGAVISLIGGTMFLMWLGEQITSRGIGNGVSLIIMAGIVAHLPTTLLNLLEGGRSGSTSAVSIIAIIVVVVGLILLICFMERAQRRILIQYPKRQTQRGMQADRSHLPLKINTAGVIPPIFASSLLLLPLTITQFAGNRVAGESRFGDILIGLNQYLQHGSPVYMALYAAGIIFFSFFYTAVVFNPEETAENLKRYGGFIPGIRPGKNTENYFDYVLTRITVIGAAYLTFICVVPEYLVSALSIPFYLGGTSLLIVVNVTMDTVTQIQSHLLAHQYGDLIKKAKLKGARRR, encoded by the coding sequence ATGGCATCCGCAGCCGACCAGATGGCGCAGAGCATCAGCCTCGCGAAGTTTTCGCAGGCTACCGACCTCAAGAAGCGACTGTGGTTCACGATCGGTGCGCTGATCGTCTTCCGTTTGCTCAGCTATGTTCCGCTGCCCGGGATCGACCCGACGCAGCTGGGCGTCCTGGCCGAGCGGATGAAGGGCGGCGTACTCGACTTCTTCAACACCTTCTCGGGCGGCTCGCTGTCGCGCGCGTCGCTGATCGCGCTGGGCGTGATGCCGTACATCACGGCGTCGATCGTCGTGCAGCTGGCGACCTCGCTGAGCCCGCAGCTCGCCGCGATCAAGAAGGAAGGCGAATCGGGGCGCAAGAAGCTCAACCAATATACCCGCTACGGCACGGTCGGGCTGACCGCCGTGCAGGGCTATTTCATTGCGCGCGGCCTGGAGGCCGGTGGTGCGGTGATCGAGCCGGGGATGCTGTTCCGCGTCGGCGCGGTGATCTCGCTGATCGGCGGCACGATGTTCCTGATGTGGCTGGGTGAGCAGATTACCAGCCGCGGCATCGGCAACGGCGTGTCGCTCATCATCATGGCCGGCATCGTCGCGCATCTGCCGACGACGCTGCTCAACCTGCTGGAAGGCGGCCGCTCCGGCTCGACCAGCGCGGTGTCGATCATCGCGATCATCGTCGTCGTCGTCGGGCTAATCCTGCTGATCTGCTTCATGGAGCGCGCGCAGCGTCGCATCCTGATCCAATATCCCAAGCGGCAGACGCAGCGCGGGATGCAGGCCGATCGCAGCCATTTGCCGCTCAAGATCAACACTGCGGGCGTGATCCCTCCGATCTTCGCCTCGTCGCTGCTGCTGCTGCCGCTGACGATCACGCAGTTCGCGGGGAACCGCGTCGCGGGCGAGAGCCGCTTCGGCGACATCCTGATCGGGCTGAACCAGTATCTCCAGCACGGCTCGCCGGTGTACATGGCGCTCTATGCCGCCGGCATCATCTTCTTCTCGTTCTTCTACACCGCGGTGGTCTTCAACCCGGAGGAGACGGCCGAGAATCTGAAGCGCTACGGCGGGTTCATTCCGGGCATCCGTCCCGGCAAGAACACCGAGAACTACTTCGACTACGTGCTGACCCGCATCACGGTGATCGGCGCGGCCTACCTGACCTTCATCTGCGTGGTGCCCGAGTATCTGGTGTCGGCGCTGTCGATCCCCTTCTATCTGGGCGGGACCAGCCTGTTGATCGTCGTCAACGTGACGATGGACACGGTGACGCAGATCCAGTCGCATCTGTTGGCGCATCAATACGGCGACCTGATCAAGAAGGCGAAGCTGAAGGGCGCACGCCGCCGCTAA
- the rpmD gene encoding 50S ribosomal protein L30, with translation MATIKVKQTGSPIRRTKDQRATLVGLGLNKMHKVSELEDTESVRGMIRKVQHMVEVVEG, from the coding sequence ATGGCGACCATCAAGGTGAAGCAGACCGGATCGCCGATCCGGCGCACCAAGGACCAGCGCGCGACCCTCGTCGGCCTGGGCCTCAACAAGATGCACAAGGTGTCCGAACTCGAAGATACCGAGTCGGTCCGCGGCATGATACGCAAGGTGCAGCACATGGTCGAGGTGGTGGAGGGCTGA
- the rpsM gene encoding 30S ribosomal protein S13, producing MARIAGVNIPTNKRVLIALTYIHGIGPAKALEITTKLNIAADRRVQDLSDQEVLQIREAIDADHTVEGDLRRETAMNIKRLMDLACYRGLRHRKGLPVRGQRTHTNARTRKGKAKPIAGKKK from the coding sequence ATGGCACGTATCGCGGGTGTCAATATCCCGACCAACAAGCGCGTTCTGATCGCGCTGACCTACATCCACGGCATCGGTCCGGCCAAGGCGCTGGAAATCACCACGAAGCTGAACATCGCCGCCGATCGTCGCGTGCAGGACCTGAGCGATCAGGAAGTGCTGCAGATCCGCGAGGCGATCGACGCCGACCACACGGTCGAGGGTGATCTTCGTCGCGAGACCGCGATGAACATCAAGCGCCTTATGGACCTGGCCTGCTATCGCGGCCTGCGCCACCGTAAGGGCCTGCCGGTCCGCGGCCAGCGCACGCACACCAATGCGCGCACCCGCAAGGGCAAGGCCAAGCCGATTGCCGGTAAGAAGAAGTAA
- a CDS encoding adenylate kinase — protein MNIILLGPPGAGKGTQAQRLVEHHGVVQLSTGDMLRAAVKAGTPVGLQAKAVMEAGELVSDAIVSALIGERLDAGTANGAIFDGYPRTAAQADALDLLLDERGQKLDAVIELEVDEDALVERIVGRFTCGNCGTGYHDRFKQPKVEGTCDICGAHEFKRRPDDNEETVRTRMAEYRAKTAPIIPIYESRGLVSRVDGMGAMDAVSAQIESILGKVPAQ, from the coding sequence GTGAACATCATTCTGCTGGGGCCGCCGGGGGCGGGCAAGGGAACCCAGGCGCAACGATTGGTCGAGCATCATGGGGTGGTGCAGTTGTCGACTGGCGACATGCTGCGCGCCGCCGTCAAGGCCGGCACGCCGGTCGGGCTGCAGGCCAAGGCGGTGATGGAGGCCGGCGAGCTGGTCAGCGATGCGATCGTCTCGGCGCTGATCGGCGAGCGACTCGATGCCGGCACCGCGAATGGTGCGATCTTCGACGGTTATCCGCGTACCGCCGCGCAGGCCGACGCGCTCGACCTGCTGCTCGACGAGCGCGGCCAGAAGCTCGATGCCGTCATCGAGCTGGAGGTCGACGAGGATGCGCTGGTCGAGCGTATCGTCGGACGTTTCACCTGCGGCAATTGCGGCACCGGCTATCACGATCGTTTCAAGCAGCCGAAGGTCGAGGGCACCTGCGACATCTGCGGCGCGCACGAGTTCAAGCGCCGTCCCGATGACAATGAGGAGACGGTGCGGACGCGGATGGCCGAATATCGCGCCAAGACCGCGCCGATCATCCCGATCTACGAATCGCGCGGGCTGGTGTCGCGCGTCGACGGCATGGGCGCGATGGATGCCGTCTCGGCACAGATCGAGTCGATCCTCGGCAAGGTGCCGGCGCAATAA